Below is a window of Arabidopsis thaliana chromosome 2, partial sequence DNA.
TGCAATAGATATATAGACATGTATGTACTTCACAATCctttaagacaaaaaaaaaaacagaaccagGATGAATGGTAAATCGAAATACTGTACAGACTAATCTTAGGGGACTCATAGAAATCTGAGTTTTCTTGCCACCAAAGGTGTGTATCTTTTGAACTTTTATCACTTTGCAtacatttatttcttcttccatctcctTCTTTTacctttcatttttcttcctaACCTATTTTCgtctatatgtttttttacatATCTGTAACTATTTCAGTATCTAAAtagacaaaataatttatagtaTCATTATTTTCCCATTTAATACTCCCTTTGTATCATTTTAATTGATGTTTAAGGTTTCTACACATAAAGTAAGAAAACacataattttcatttaatataCCTCTTTTACACCAAAACaccattaaataaaataatttcaaccaataagaaaacatgcacttaaatataattggtaaaaaaaaaatatatctacaTAATTTTTGcatagaaaattgaaaacatcacttaaaattatacaaaaaacaaattcttgaaaacatCACTTTAATTGATACAAAGGGAGTATAAATTCTAGACCAAAACAAAGTACTAATAAAAATCTATCgttttgaaatcaaatctaAAGATTTTTGTACCAAatctttcatattttatacTCCGTTTTTAACGTCTAAAAgaagttttaattaattggtctttcaagtttcaacaaaagatttgagtttatcttttaacaaattaaaaagtaaaagttcaaaactatTTATTCCTTTTAAGATCTCCTAATAAAGCGGAGCTGGGGCCTGCTAGTAGTAGCCTATACAAGGATCGTGATTACAAGAGAGGACTTATTCTATagcaaaaccctagattttCTAGCAGTTTGTTTCGTCTCCTTCCTCCTAAATTAACCTCAAATtcgttttagggtttcttcagCCGCCGGTAATGGACTTTTCAGATGATGACATGATTGATAACAAATCAGGGGAGGAGAATTACAGCTATGGTGGTGGTAACGAATCCGATGACTACAACGATGTGGTAGACACAATTATTCCATCGGAGAAAAGTTACGTGATTCTCAAGGAAGAAGACATTCTCAAGCTTCAAAGAGACGATATCGAACGAGTTTCATCGATTCTTTCTCTAAGCCAAGTGGAAGTGATTGTTCTGCTTCTTCACTATAACTGGTGTGTTAGTAAAGTCGAAGACGAATGGTTTACGGACGAAGAAAGAATCCGTAAAGCCGTTGGTTTATTGAAGGAGCCTGTCGTTGACTTCAATGGTggagaaaaagacaaaaaatgtagaaaagtGAATATCCAATGTGGAATTTGCTTTGAATCATACACTCGAGAGGAAATTGCAAGGGTTTCTTGTGGTCATCCTTATTGCAAGACTTGCTGGGCTGGTTACATCACTACAAAAATCGAAGACGGTCCGGGATGTTTAAGGGTTAAATGTCCTGAGCCTTCTTGTTCCGCTGCTGTTGGTAAAGATATGATCGAGGATGTTACTGAGACAAAAGTTAACGAGAAGTATTCTAGATATATTCTTAGGTCTTATGTAGAAGATGGGAAGAAGATTAAATGGTGTCCATCACCGGGATGCGGATACGCGGTTGAATTCGGTGGAAGTGAAAGTAGTAGTTAcgatgtttcttgtttgtgttCGTATAGGTTTTGCTGGAATTGCAGTGAAGATGCTCACAGTCCTGTGGATTGTGACACGGTTTCAAAATGGATATTCAAGAACCAGGATGAGTCGGAGAACAAGAATTGGATGCTTGCGAATTCAAAGCCTTGTCCTGAATGCAAGCGTCCTATCGAGAAGAACGATGGATGTAACCATATGACATGTTCAGCTCCGTGTGGACATGAGTTTTGTTGGATTTGTCTTAAAGCATATCGTCGTCACAGCGGTGCTTGCAATAGGTTTGTTGTGGAGCAGGCAGAAAGTAAGAGAGCATTGCTTCAGAGTGAAATCAAAAGATACACGCATTATTATGTAAGATGGGCAGAAAATCAATCGTCGAGGCTAAAGGCTATGAGAGATCTGGAGAAGTTGCAATCGGTGCAGCTTAAGGAGCTTAGTGACAATCAGTGCACGTCTGAAACTCAGCTTCAATTCACCGTAGATGCATGGCTTCAGGTCAGtaaaagtatttaaataaCTCTTTGATTATACTAACATTACgaaactgtatatatatagcaagCACCGTAGAAATTAGTAAAAACGATTTCATGATTCAACTAAAGTTGTAATTTATCAAAAGTCGAACTTAGAGTTTCATCGGTAAATCACCATGATGCGAATAACCAATGAATTTCCAATTTTGACGTTTGATAAATTAGAACATTGTTGTTGAACATTTATTGACATGTGATTGATTTTACTGTGGTAGATCATCGAATGTAGGAGAGTCTTGAAATGGACATATGCATATGGATACTACCTTCAAGATCTCCCCAAGCGGAAATTTTTTGAGTATTTGCAAGGTTAGTTTTCGTTAAGGAAACACTTAAATATGTACGTTGTGATCATAATTTGTCCATTGTagctaattaaatttttgttgtcagGGGAGGCTGAATCAGGTTTGGAGAGGCTTCATCATTGTGCAGAGAATGAGttgaaacaatttttcatTAAAAGTGAAGATCCATCCGATACTTTCAATGCTTTCCGGATGAAATTAACTGGTTTGACTACAGTAACCAAAACCTACTTCGAAAATCTGGTGAAAGCTTTGGAGAATGGTCTGGTTGATGTGACACATAATGAATTCCCCCCAGATAATGAGACCAAATcaacacaagaaaaatacGAAGAATATCAAGATTACGAAGACGATTTTCTCGAAACACAAAGGCTATATGATGAAGCTCTTTTAAGTGGCTGCTACTACGATTGAGATCTCTCTCAGCCTCAATTTAATCCCTTCGTTTTGCTAGcaatttggatattttttttttctttttatcaaagcaatttggattttttttttgatacttgacttttgaattttgattactTGCTCTCGCCTAGTACAATTTGCAATGGATAGACATGTACTTCACAATCCTTGAAACCGATATTAGAGGCCACCCACGTCGTCACGACTTGGCGGCAAACTATACCCATggaaaaatttacaatttaaaaaaggaaaaaacattgAACTTGGTTCCGTATAAGAAATATATGCAGCGGGATCAAATGTTCATGCTTTTGTATTTGTCAATTCcttagatttggttttaaaacctataattttttttgttaatgtaatGTTTCTAAACACGATGAACACAACTAATCCAAATagtgttaaatattttttcttaagtatAACAACTAATCCAACGCTAAAGTCAAGTTTACTTGTTCGACCGCAGATCTCGATTAGAGCATATGCAATGGAAGAGGTTTGCAAAGTCTctcaaattatattattttaagacacatatttttttttttttgttaaatttgaagtaataaaaaaagaatcaaaccaaTTATATGTCGACATGGGTAAAAGAGTCTCTCAAGAGGTTCTCATTTGAAATCCCAtgctcatctctctctctcttactttctattttttttttttttttattatccaTAACCATTGTTAGAACTCCACATTGCACATGCTCTTAGAAActgttaattatttatttaaaatatgggaaatatttttgaaaaaattagaaagaaatttttgaagatttactttttttttggtaagttgGGAAGATTTacttctatataaaaaaataaatataaatatttcaaataaagaaaataatgagaAAATACATTAAAtgtagattttgtttgttataaaGATAGTAGTAAATATGACTTATAATGATTATTTCTTTATCCTTAAtgtactattttattttttattttaaaactaatagCATTTGATGTAATATTAAGGATAGTTTAATGTTCTTCAGCTAGTTTAATgactatttttaatttaaaaactaatattaacaACATTTGATGTtagttctatatatatatatatatatttggatttgttttttttgaaaagttatttttggatatataaatcttcaaccgaaaaaaaaaattccctcAACAAACTTTAGAAccaatattatatatttggcCTAAAATCCAAGAGAAAactgagaaacaaaatttgatgaatttttttacaCCCGAAAATGTGAAATAGATATGatacaaataaaacatgtGGGGCCCAGAGAAACTTTAATTTTCGTAATTGTTATACTTAACACTAGCTGAAGAACGTTCCGGTGTTCCGAGATGGAAACACGTGGAAAATGCTTATTGGCTATAATTTTGAGTTATCCTCTCTTATGTTGTTTTAGCACCAAGGATATCCTAATGATAACCCTAATATCTGAGCGATGATTAGAAGAGAGCTTCTacaagtataaataaaataacgaTCGAGATCTTGTTAGAGCAAAGCCCTAGTTTACCAATGAGACTTGGCTTCATTTGCCTCCTTTAAATCTCAAAGtcgtttaaggttttttttttttcagacgGTCATGAGTTCTTCAGATCGTGACATCATCGATATCGAatcaggagaagaagatttgtatAGCGATGGTGGTAACGACATCATCGATATCGAATCAGGAGAGGAGGATTTGTACAGCGATGGTGGTAACGTATCCGATGACTACAACCCTGTGGACGACACAATTAGTCGATCTGAGAAAAGTTACGTTGTTGTTAAGGAAGAAGACATTCTTAAGCTTCAAAGAGACGATATCGAACAAGTTTCGACGGTTCTCTCTGTAAGCCAAGTGGAATCGATTGTTCTGCTTCTTCACTATCATTGGTGTGTTAGTAAACTCGAAGATGAATGGTTTACGGACGAAGAGAGAATCCGTAAAACCGTTGGTATATTAAAGGAGCCTGTCGTTGATGTTAATGGTACAGAAGTGGATATTCAATGTGGAATTTGCTTTGAATCATACACTCGAAAGGAAATTGCTAGGGTTTCTTGTGGTCATCCTTATTGCAAGACCTGCTGGACTGGTTACATCACTACGAAAATCGAAGACGGTCCGGGATGTTTAAGGGTTAAATGTCCCGAACCTTCTTGTTACGCTGTTGTTGGTCAAGACATGATCGATGAGGTTactgagaagaaagataaggACAAGTAttatagatattttcttaGGTCTTATGTCGAAGAcgggaagaagatgaaatggtGTCCATCACCGGGATGCGAATACGCGGTTGAATTTGGTGTAAATGGAAGTAGTAGTTAcgatgtttcttgtttgtgttCGTATAAGTTTTGCTGGAATTGCTGTGAAGACGCTCACTCTCCTGTGGATTGTGAAACAGTGTCAAAGTGGTTACTAAAGAACAAGGATGAGTCGGAGAACATGAATTGGATACTTGCTAAGACAAAGCCTTGTCCTAAATGCAAGCGTCCTATTGAGAAGAACACTGGATGTAACCATATGTCATGCTCAGCTCCATGTagacattatttttgttgggcATGCCTTCAACCATTGAGCGATCACAAGGCTTGCAACGCGTTTAAAGCAGACAATGAGGATGAAACTAAGAGAAAAAGGGCTAAAGATGCGATCGATAGATACACGCATTTTTATGAAAGATGGGCATTCAATCAATCCTCGAGGCTTAAAGCTATGAGTGATTTGGAGAAATGGCAATCGGTGGAGCTTAAGCAGCTTAGTGACATTCAGAGCACACCAGAAACTCAGCTCAGTTTCACCGTAGATGCATGGCTTCAGGTTAGTAAAAGTAACATTTACAAGACCATTGAAAATGTTTGTGGAAACGACGGAACATAATGGAATTACTACCATAGTAGATATATAATAAACGACAAGCTTTCTTGAAGACGATTTTATGAGTAACTTATCATTGATCTGAACTGATGAATAGatagattacaaaaaaagtGTGTATAATTTTCAAACTGGCAAAAATCATCCCACCATTATGCTAGCCACCAATGAGATTCTAAGTTAGATTTTGTTACTTACATTGTAACAGCGGAACATAATCTGTAGTagaaaaaactagaaaagctttattaaattgaaaaatcatcTTAATGACGGTTAACTTTCCGAAATGGTGAAACCATTCCACCATTATGCATGAGAACTACCAATTAGACTCTAAGTTAGTTACGGCATTAATTATATTCTCATTCCACCATTATGCATGAGAACTACCAATTAGACTCTAAGTTAGTTACGACATTATATTAATTCTTGTTGACATGTACTTGATTTTACTGTTACAGATCATCGAGTGTAGGAGGGTCTTGAAATGGACCTATGCATATGGATACTACATACTTAGTCAAGAGCGCAACAAGCGAGTATTTGCAAGGTCAGTTTTTGGTACGGAAACACTTAATTTGTGTGTAATCTTAATTTTTCCATTAATTGTAGCAGAACTTTTTCGTTGTCTTGTTGTTCAGCTGAGGCAGAAAATGGTTTGGAGAGACTTCATCATTGTGCAGAGGAGGAGTTGAAACAGTTTATCGGGAAAATTGAAGACCCATCAAAAAATTTCGGTGAGCTCCGAGCgaaattaattgatttgacTAAAGCAACTAAAACCTACTTCGAAAATCTGGTGAAAGCTTTGGAGAACGGTCTTGTTGACGTGGCATATAATGAGAGCCAGTCAATAGAAGAACCTGAATCTTTTACCAAAAGGTCCAAGacaaggaaaataaaaactttaatttagaGTTTTAGTAACTTCAATATTTTCTATGGTTTATGTGTTTGCTGCGAAGGActgtagatttttttatgcctttttttttaaccttagacctcaaagttttatttatttacaattaaGGATTTGCGACTTTGCTGCTTGGTTGCTTTATATTTCATAGTGCAATTTTGGTGACcataatttgtatttattgtCTGAAAACTTCTCTAGATTAAGAGCTAATGTAATATCCATTCAAACATCGGATGAAACCTCTCCTAACATgacaaagattaaaaataaattacatgAATTGTGAGAACTCAAGCATCTATAATTCTATTTTCGTTGAGCTCATCTATACAACTCTTTCTGAAGTCCAACAAATTCTAAAATAACATGAAAAAGTATGatccacaaaaaaagaaagataacataatgaaatcaaaatttttatcGGACCCACCCACCTAATCTCCTCCCTTCATGGCTTCATCTACCCGCCACGTTTATTATATGGCATAgtaagaatctttttttttttaccatcaCAATGTCTTAATCGTCATAGATTGCTCTCTACACATTTCATAGAAATCAATCCTGAAATACTCTCACGCATTGCATACAAACTTATTCACAAAAAGGAAGCATCAATTTATAATGAATCATTCcttcaaatttaaaaccaaattaacagaagaagagaagaagaagacgaaaaagaagaattgacaagtattctaaaaattataataacttTTATCCAACATCGTAAATAATGAGACATGTATATAACACTATATTCACTTAACTTACATAGGAGACACAATATCAACAACTTATTGTTCCTTTGGTTCGAacaattttaccaaaaaaatgagTGAAGCAAAGAAGGGTCACGTACTGTTTTTTCCATATCCATTACAAGGCCACATTAACCCAATGATCCAACTCGCTAAACGCTTATCCAAAAAGGGCATCACCAGCACACTCATCATCGCCTCCAAAGACCACCGTGAACCTTACACCTCCGACGACTACTCCATCACCGTCCACACCATCCACGACGGTTTCTTTCCACATGAACACCCTCACGCCAAGTTCGTAGATCTTGACCGTTTCCACAACTCTACTTCTCGAAGCCTGACCGATTTCATCTCTAGGTACAATACATGAATTTCCAATATGACATATCTCCTTAGTTATTTTAGAGGTAATTTTACTTTGGAATTTGATGAGAGAACAATTTTAGTCAAAAATCTATATCCTGGACTTCCGAGTGACAtagaatttctatttttgtcaattacGAAACGTTTTGTGTTCTGTCTCTTTTAATGTATATTTTGAGTGATTATCAACCACTTTTCATGTTTATACACAGTAATCCAGCTAGATTTTACCATTTACAACATTCataagcctttttttttttatgaatttaaaatagtttatataatGCATTAATGCCCATGTAAGAAATAAGCTTAATTAGTGTTAAAACTATCAAAGCAAGTTTCGTAGCGTTTTTAGGATAAGTATAATTTATATGCAAAAACGTTATCAATCTCTACTGTTATATAACCCCTTGTATATGCAGTGCGAAGTTGTCGGACAATCCTCCAAAAGCTCTGATCTATGATCCATTTATGCCCTTTGCATTGGACATAGCCAAGGACTTGGATCTATACGTAGTGGCATATTTCACTCAACCATGGTTGGCTAGTCTTGTTTACTACCATATCAACGAAGGCACCTACGATGTTCCCGTTGATAGACACGAGAACCCAACACTTGCATCGTTTCCTGGTTTCCCATTGTTAAGCCAAGATGATCTGCCTTCGTTCGCCTGCGAAAAAGGGTCGTACCCTCTTCTACACGAGTTTGTGGTTAGGCAATTCTCTAATTTATTGCAAGCTGATTGCATTCTCTGCAACACTTTTGATCAACTTGAACCAAAGGTAACGTTATTATTTAGATTGGTTTTGGTcattattttgagttttcgaAGGTGGAAAGTTTTTGTGGAacgtgttttttctttcacagGTAGTGAAATGGATGAATGATCAATGGCCGGTGAAGAACATTGGACCGGTGGTTCCATCGAAGTTCTTGGATAACCGGTTGCCAGAAGACAAAGATTACGAACTCGAGAACTCCAAGACAGAGCCAGACGAGTCTGTTTTGAAGTGGTTGGGAAACAGGCCGGCGAAGTCGGTGGTTTACGTGGCGTTTGGGACATTGGTGGCTTTGAGCGAAAAACAGATGAAGGAAATTGCAATGGCGATTAGCCAAACCGGATATCACTTCTTGTGGTCTGTTAGAGAATCCGAGAGAAGCAAACTACCCTCTGGTTTTATCGAAGAGGCAGAGGAGAAAGACTCTGGACTTGTGGCTAAGTGGGTTCCTCAGCTAGAGGTTTTAGCACATGAATCAATCGGGTGTTTCGTGTCACACTGTGGATGGAACTCGACATTGGAGGCACTATGCTTAGGGGTTCCAATGGTGGGCGTGCCTCAGTGGACTGATCAGCCCACAAATGCTAAGTTTATAGAGGATGTGTGGAAGATTGGGGTTAGAGTGAGGACCGATGGAGAAGGGCTTTCGAGTAAAGAAGAGATTGCGAGATGCATTGTTGAGGTCATGGAAGgagagagagggaaagagaTAAGGAAGAATGTTGAGAAGCTTAAGGTGTTGGCTCGCGAAGCTATCTCTGAAGGAGGTAGTTCCGACAAGAAGATTGATGAGTTTGTTGCTCTTTTGACTTAACAATTTGAAACTGAGATGTCATCAGTTTGTTAGTTGATTACCTAATAACGGCTTCTTTGTCATCTAAATTTGAATTATCCTGTTGGTTCCATTGGTTGTCCCCTGCGAACAAATCCATATATGAACTCTGTATTAAAAAACGGAGATGTTTGAATTTGAAGCATAACAAGAATAAAGAGCTTTCTTGAtacttatataaatatgatacATTGTATCTCAAAATGCTCAGTTCTGTGCAGTAGAGAAGTCTATATAGCTCGATGAAAGTACTTTTTGGGGTTTACATTGTACACTGTTACACGATAAGACAATGACAAATCGGAGAGGGCCGtttctttttgtattctttGTATCGAGTTTATTGTAAACATGAGAAGAGAGCTCTTGAATTGTGGAGTTTCTCGTGTTCCTGAGTAAACCTCTCACGTTCTTATGTACTATTTCCTGAGAAATCATACATTTGGGTGAGAGAAAAaatcatgatatatataaagagcTTGGCTCTAGTCCGTTATGGATAAGAAAAATCACGATCTTAGAAGAAGTCGGCTTAACTAAGGTGGAAGTAGAAAtgcaaaaacataaatgataAAGAGTTGTtaagagaaagtttttttaCCAAGGGAACTTGAATGTATCTTTCCACCATCCCTGTTTTGAGCAGTGTACAAAGATCTTGTCCAATCGAACTATGATCTCAGAAAATGTTGGTCTAACAAAAGTTTCCGTATCCCAGCATTCCTCAATCAATCTGTTTAAATAACAATTGAACCAAATAAGCTCAAAGAGGTTGGGTAAAGGATCAAGGACCAAGCAAATGATGTTACTGTAACTTAAAGTGTAAAACAAGTTCTGTTTTAAAGTTGATAAAGCTTAGTACACTTACTCTCTCATCTCTTGGGGACAACTTTTGGACTTGGCTTTAAACGAAGGTCTTCTTCCTTCTAAACACATTAGCTTCACTGCCTCTTCTGGGGGTTTAGGATGGAAAGGTTGTACTCCTTCAATCATCTGAAATTTTTAAGATAAACTCATCAGAGAATTGATGCATGAGATTTGCTAGAGAAGCTTATTGGCCTCAATCAGTCAATGCTAGGAAAAACATAATCAGCTAGAATGGTTGAGAAACAGAATGAAGTACTTTTAGAGAGCATATAGAACAGTGAGTGGAATAAAACCAGACTAGATACAGCCATCAAGAAATGCCGAGGAGCACAATGTTTGACCATTAACGTAACTAATAGGTACCGGATATAAGATGACACCAAAACGTATGAATCCATAAGGTACTACCTCATATAATACGACACCAAAAGAGTAAGAATCCACACTCCTGTCAAATATTTCATCTTTGTAAACCTCAGGTGCCATACAGTAATctgcaaacaacaaaaaaaatcatctgtTTAAACTATTGCCTCATGGAAATGGACCATTCTTATAACTTATGAGTATATCAATAGTAGAAACAGTTTCTATACTTAATACTTGTATCAAAGTTTCTCAGGAGGAAATAAGCATTTAGGACTTACTTGAAGGATCTATATGGGCCCCGTGATTAAGGATTTTTGATTTATCAGATGATAACTTTGCAAAActtatcaaaccaaatcccGCCACCTTCAGATGTCCTCCACTATCGAGCATAATATTTCTGGCACCTTACAAGAAGTTGCAAAAATTAGATAACGAGGGTCCAAATATATGTTCTCGAAAAACTTAACGTGCAAATGCTTCTTTATTTAGTTATCTTACTTGGGTTTTAGATCACAGTGGATTACTGGTTCTGGTTTACACTCGTGAAGATAATTCATTCCCCTGAGAAGAGCCAAATGATTCGTTcaaaagattattaaaaaaaatgtagttgTAAGTTGAATACAATCTTGCCAAAAAAGTCACATGCCTGGCTATATCGAGGGCAAATCTTAGAACTTTGGCTGGAGAAAGACGACCTTTTTTTTGAAGATAGCTCCCAAGGTCCCCCTGCAAGTTACCACCAAGTGGACAACATTAGTTCCTACCATCCAAATATTGCTTAATGAGGGAAAAATCTTTTAAGGTGTAAAAAGAGGGAGAAGCTTACTTTAGGATGATACTCGGACACAATCATCATGGGGACATTTTGAGTAACAGCTCCAACAAATTGCACAACATTAGGATGACGTACCTTCTCGAATAAAGTAAGTTCGTGTTTGAAGGCATTTCTGTGGGTACATAATAAAAGTCAGATGAGAAGATTGCAGAACAAACgtaatatatgaaaagaaaaacaaggatTAACACAGAGGGAATGAAGTGGATTCCAGAAAATATTACTGGAAATGCACAATTCCAACATAGAAGATTCTATAAGAACTATGATTGAATAATGTTACAGCtcatatcatcatcactatgAACATAACAAAGATGATTTCAACGATCTATAGCTTCACTCAAGAAGAAATTCAAACTCCTTCTTGACCTGTTAGCTAACATAGACATATTACTCACTGAAGAGAAGAGTAATCTTACATAGTGTCAGAATCCTTGTAGAGATCCTTATCAAGTATCTTTACAGAAACCTTAGTCCCATTCCATTTAGCCACTTGATATATTCCCTGGCAAGTGGAAAAGTGATGTAGTATCTTgttaaaaatctataaatgGAAACTAAGACATTATTACAGGAAAGTAAAGCAAAGAGAGATCTTGCCTTTGAGATACCATCAGCTTTCCGAACTTGAAGTTCCTGCGGATTTAACTCGTACTCAGGAACTTCACGAGGATTCGCCACAACCATGGGTGtccttttggttttctaaaaccaagaagaaaatgtaacTATAAACATATTAAGATATGAAAAGAACAGAGCTTGAATCAATGAAAAATGCAGCAACATACCGGAACTTTAGCTCCACGGGCTttcaaaatgttgaaaacatCCATGTTACCATAATACTTAGCATCAGCAGCTGCCTATccacacaacacaaacataatttcaaaaccaaaagcacAAAACCTAACCAATAAGAGACAACAATAGAAATTTATCACATTACCGTGCTTCCCCAACGATCACGAGCATCAATATTAGCCTTCCtagtaagaagaagcttgacaACATCGACATGACCTTCACAAGCAGCGATATGAAGAGCCGTACGACCATCAAGATCGATACTATTAACATCAATACCTTCATCAAGCAGATCCTGAACACCTTCAACATCACCTCTACAAGCCACAAATAGAAGCTGCATAGTAGCGTCGAGATTATCCGGTACAGCAAGCTGCGGACCGTTAGAACCATCAGGACTCCGACGAATCGGATCTAAAGACGATTGTCGACCAAAACTAAATCGCATATTGTTCCGGCGAGGATCATGTGAAGCTTGACGCGTGAATTGACGACTAAGCGTACGACGAAGCGATCCAGTTGAGAATTGTCTCGAGATTCCTCGTTTTAGCTGTCCCACTACATTCGCCATGATttcaaatctctttctcttcttctctctttcgtcttcttctgcGAAAAAATCGAATGGATaatcacattttctttttctcgagaaaattgATCTGGTGATTATGTGAGATCCGTCTCTAGCGCGTTGCTTATCgagaaataattaattttaatttgacgGGTGAAGATATTATTGGCGACGTCTGTTTCCGATTGACTTTGATTTGACTTTTCCTTTCAATCATTATTTGGCGAGTCCCGCGTAAATATGGACTCTTCTTGATTGTCCACTTTTTTCGGTGGCTTTACCggatttaaaatcattttcttttcctaaattatgaattttacCCTAAACTTCTCATAATTACAATTAGTTCCGACGAACCCAAGATACTTTTTAGcaaaattaggaaaatagtTGACTCGAAAAGGTTGTTATACGTGGAGCTGACGTGTTGGTCTTATCTACTCGAAGCCTTTTGGGCTTTTCTTAAAGCCATTGATTTCTAAGGTCGTCAACAACCGAACCGGACCGGACGGTTTGACCGGTCTAACCAACATATA
It encodes the following:
- a CDS encoding Integrin-linked protein kinase family (Integrin-linked protein kinase family; FUNCTIONS IN: protein serine/threonine/tyrosine kinase activity, kinase activity; INVOLVED IN: regulation of signal transduction, protein amino acid phosphorylation; EXPRESSED IN: 24 plant structures; EXPRESSED DURING: 15 growth stages; CONTAINS InterPro DOMAIN/s: Integrin-linked protein kinase (InterPro:IPR016253), Serine-threonine/tyrosine-protein kinase (InterPro:IPR001245), Protein kinase-like domain (InterPro:IPR011009), Serine/threonine-protein kinase, active site (InterPro:IPR008271), Protein kinase, catalytic domain (InterPro:IPR000719), Ankyrin repeat-containing domain (InterPro:IPR020683), Ankyrin repeat (InterPro:IPR002110); BEST Arabidopsis thaliana protein match is: Integrin-linked protein kinase family (TAIR:AT2G43850.1); Has 35333 Blast hits to 34131 proteins in 2444 species: Archae - 798; Bacteria - 22429; Metazoa - 974; Fungi - 991; Plants - 531; Viruses - 0; Other Eukaryotes - 9610 (source: NCBI BLink).); this translates as MANVVGQLKRGISRQFSTGSLRRTLSRQFTRQASHDPRRNNMRFSFGRQSSLDPIRRSPDGSNGPQLAVPDNLDATMQLLFVACRGDVEGVQDLLDEGIDVNSIDLDGRTALHIAACEGHVDVVKLLLTRKANIDARDRWGSTAAADAKYYGNMDVFNILKARGAKVPKTKRTPMVVANPREVPEYELNPQELQVRKADGISKGIYQVAKWNGTKVSVKILDKDLYKDSDTINAFKHELTLFEKVRHPNVVQFVGAVTQNVPMMIVSEYHPKGDLGSYLQKKGRLSPAKVLRFALDIARGMNYLHECKPEPVIHCDLKPKNIMLDSGGHLKVAGFGLISFAKLSSDKSKILNHGAHIDPSNYCMAPEVYKDEIFDRSVDSYSFGVVLYEMIEGVQPFHPKPPEEAVKLMCLEGRRPSFKAKSKSCPQEMRELIEECWDTETFVRPTFSEIIVRLDKIFVHCSKQGWWKDTFKFPWK